In [Clostridium] cellulosi, one genomic interval encodes:
- a CDS encoding hypothetical protein (High confidence in function and specificity) — protein MAYYLGIDTSNYTTSTALFDTDSYNMIQRKELLKVKDGQKGLRQSEALFQHVKALPILMEELCGSGVDIKAVGYSSKPRDAEGSYMPCFLAGEEAARCIAAVKGIPCYSFSHQAGHIAAALFSINKLQMIEEPFIAFHVSGGTTDVVLVKPDKDNLFKIEPLASSLDLKAGQVIDRVGLMLGINFPAGPELEKLALKSNRKFKVHPCLKGSDCCLSGLENICADMIKSGEPKCDVARFCLEYIKVTLDKMAQSVLDKIGRLPLLFAGGVMSNTIIKEFMTEKYGAYFAKPGFSSDNAAGIAALTKIKTEGL, from the coding sequence GTGGCATATTATCTTGGTATAGATACCAGTAACTATACTACTTCAACGGCGCTTTTCGATACTGACAGTTATAATATGATTCAGCGAAAAGAACTGCTGAAGGTAAAAGATGGACAAAAGGGACTTCGCCAAAGTGAAGCATTGTTCCAGCATGTAAAAGCGTTGCCTATACTTATGGAAGAACTGTGTGGCAGCGGAGTTGATATTAAAGCTGTAGGATATTCTTCTAAGCCCCGCGACGCAGAAGGTTCCTATATGCCATGTTTTCTCGCAGGAGAGGAAGCGGCCAGATGTATCGCGGCTGTGAAGGGGATTCCGTGTTATAGTTTTTCTCACCAGGCGGGACATATAGCCGCTGCGCTTTTTTCTATCAATAAACTTCAGATGATAGAAGAACCGTTTATTGCCTTTCATGTGTCCGGTGGAACAACCGATGTAGTTCTTGTCAAACCTGACAAGGATAATTTATTTAAAATAGAGCCCCTTGCGTCGTCACTCGACCTCAAAGCAGGACAAGTCATTGACCGTGTCGGTCTAATGCTTGGCATAAACTTCCCGGCGGGGCCAGAACTTGAGAAACTCGCGCTTAAGAGTAATCGTAAATTTAAAGTTCATCCGTGTCTCAAAGGAAGTGACTGCTGCCTTTCTGGATTGGAGAACATTTGCGCAGACATGATTAAGTCGGGCGAACCAAAATGTGATGTCGCAAGGTTTTGCCTGGAGTATATAAAAGTTACACTCGACAAAATGGCACAGTCCGTTCTTGACAAAATTGGCCGACTCCCATTGCTATTTGCCGGAGGAGTCATGTCAAACACTATTATAAAAGAGTTTATGACCGAAAAATACGGCGCATATTTTGCAAAGCCTGGATTTTCTTCGGATAATGCGGCGGGCATCGCGGCGCTTACAAAGATAAAAACGGAGGGCTTATGA
- the xseA gene encoding Exodeoxyribonuclease 7 large subunit (High confidence in function and specificity): MSSGFEIITVSQLNYYVRSQLDSDPMLRNIFLRGEISNFTNHYRSGHLYMSLKDENAVIKAVMFKNSAQHLKFMPQNGMKIIAMGRVSLYERDGQYQFYIDDMQPDGVGALHIAFEQLKAKLASEGLFDESRKKPLPAFPERIGIVTSETGAALHDILNILKRRWPLASVLLYPVLVQGEQAPEQICKAINYFSKNKAADVLIVGRGGGSIEDLWTFNDECVARCIAACSIPVVSAVGHETDFTIADFAADLRAPTPSAAAELVSPDYVTILSRISYLKSELDRIIKHKLEEYEIRLDNAISNPVFKEPLSAINVHRIKFEETYAELNNAVNNILQKKKTEFSSLVSSLEALSPLKVLCRGYAMASDDHGVITSIKKLKPGKQFNLTLKDGTVECLANGEVMQQKGRVDNEK, from the coding sequence ATGAGTTCCGGCTTTGAAATAATTACGGTTTCTCAGCTCAATTACTATGTCAGAAGTCAGCTTGATTCTGACCCAATGCTTAGAAACATATTTTTAAGAGGTGAAATATCAAATTTCACCAACCATTACCGTTCTGGCCATCTCTACATGTCTCTCAAGGACGAAAATGCTGTGATAAAAGCTGTAATGTTCAAAAACAGTGCACAGCATCTTAAATTTATGCCTCAGAACGGTATGAAGATAATAGCAATGGGCAGGGTGTCACTATACGAGCGTGACGGACAGTATCAGTTTTATATTGACGATATGCAGCCAGACGGCGTCGGTGCTCTTCATATAGCCTTTGAACAACTAAAAGCTAAGCTTGCATCAGAGGGACTTTTTGACGAAAGCAGAAAAAAACCTCTTCCGGCGTTTCCTGAGCGCATAGGTATTGTTACATCAGAAACAGGCGCTGCTCTGCATGATATACTTAACATATTAAAACGCCGCTGGCCTTTAGCCTCTGTCTTGCTTTATCCTGTGTTGGTGCAGGGCGAGCAGGCACCTGAACAGATCTGCAAGGCTATAAACTATTTCAGCAAAAATAAAGCGGCGGATGTATTGATTGTTGGCCGGGGCGGAGGTTCAATTGAAGATCTCTGGACTTTTAATGATGAGTGTGTGGCGCGATGTATAGCAGCATGTTCAATACCAGTTGTATCTGCGGTAGGGCATGAGACTGATTTTACAATAGCTGATTTTGCAGCGGACTTGCGCGCGCCAACGCCGTCAGCCGCAGCTGAACTTGTTTCACCGGACTATGTGACTATTTTATCAAGGATATCGTACTTAAAATCAGAATTAGACAGGATAATAAAACATAAATTGGAAGAGTACGAAATAAGGCTTGACAACGCGATATCAAATCCTGTTTTTAAGGAACCTTTGAGTGCCATTAATGTTCATAGAATCAAATTTGAAGAAACATACGCTGAACTTAATAATGCTGTCAATAATATACTTCAAAAGAAAAAGACTGAATTTTCATCACTTGTATCATCACTTGAAGCTTTGAGCCCGCTTAAGGTACTTTGCAGGGGTTATGCTATGGCAAGCGATGATCATGGAGTAATAACAAGTATTAAAAAATTAAAGCCAGGAAAACAGTTTAACCTGACTCTTAAGGACGGAACGGTTGAATGTCTCGCAAACGGCGAGGTAATGCAGCAGAAAGGCCGGGTTGATAATGAAAAGTGA
- the GGPPS1 gene encoding Heterodimeric geranylgeranyl pyrophosphate synthase large subunit 1, chloroplastic (High confidence in function and specificity), with protein MTVNEFNERLDNYGKIVNDALLKYIPSNDVRQKQVFEAMRYSVMAGGKRIRPVLVLEFCRVCGGDIENALPFACAIEFVHTYSLIHDDLPCMDNAELRRGKPSCHIKFGEATALLAGDALLSLAFETALCNNNIDKIGYYNVIRATGELAKASGAEGMVGGQVIDLDSVGKQIDLDTLEDMHKKKTGAMIIAAAKMGCMVAGADGQKINAAGEYAKRIGLAFQIVDDLLDTQGDTSTLGKPTGSDDVNNKNTYVSLLGIQKSKEMVEKLTDEAIDFLKVFDDNTFLAMLAEKLAKRDR; from the coding sequence ATGACTGTTAACGAATTTAACGAAAGACTTGATAACTACGGCAAGATAGTCAATGACGCGCTTTTGAAATATATACCTTCTAATGATGTAAGACAAAAGCAAGTTTTCGAAGCCATGCGGTATAGCGTTATGGCTGGTGGTAAAAGGATAAGGCCTGTTTTGGTTCTTGAATTTTGCAGAGTATGCGGCGGCGATATTGAAAACGCTCTGCCTTTCGCATGTGCTATTGAGTTTGTGCATACTTATTCACTTATACATGATGATTTGCCGTGCATGGACAACGCTGAGCTGCGCCGAGGCAAGCCCTCATGCCATATTAAATTCGGGGAAGCAACTGCGCTTTTGGCTGGGGACGCACTTTTAAGTCTTGCATTTGAAACGGCTTTATGTAATAATAACATAGATAAGATAGGTTATTATAATGTAATCAGAGCAACAGGCGAGCTTGCCAAGGCTTCTGGTGCCGAAGGCATGGTTGGCGGACAAGTTATCGACCTTGACTCTGTTGGCAAACAAATCGATCTGGATACCTTAGAGGATATGCACAAAAAGAAAACAGGCGCGATGATTATAGCCGCTGCAAAGATGGGATGTATGGTAGCCGGAGCGGACGGCCAAAAAATCAACGCAGCCGGTGAATATGCTAAGAGAATAGGACTGGCATTTCAAATTGTCGATGACCTTCTTGATACCCAGGGTGACACATCAACACTTGGAAAACCTACGGGCAGCGACGATGTCAATAATAAAAATACTTATGTATCGCTGCTTGGCATACAAAAATCCAAAGAGATGGTCGAAAAGCTTACAGATGAGGCGATTGATTTTCTGAAAGTTTTTGATGACAATACATTTTTAGCAATGCTTGCCGAAAAGCTCGCAAAACGTGACCGGTAG
- a CDS encoding acid phosphatase/vanadium-dependent haloperoxidase related protein (High confidence in function and specificity), translating to MSIPQYSPIFKGIFSNTTLLAAFLSWVLAQTIKTVIAAIRTKTFVPERLFGAGGMPSAHSAMACALTMCVAHECGLESPEFAITICFTAVIIYDAMGVRRAAGEQAKVINKMVDIMEKEGSEITEKELTEYLGHTPIEVLAGILLGIVVSLILN from the coding sequence ATGTCAATTCCGCAATATTCGCCGATTTTTAAAGGCATATTTTCCAATACAACACTTTTAGCGGCTTTTTTAAGCTGGGTATTAGCGCAGACCATAAAAACTGTTATCGCAGCTATACGCACGAAAACTTTTGTCCCTGAAAGACTTTTTGGTGCAGGTGGAATGCCGAGTGCTCATTCGGCCATGGCGTGCGCTCTTACAATGTGCGTGGCACATGAATGCGGGCTTGAATCTCCGGAATTTGCCATAACAATATGCTTTACTGCTGTCATTATTTACGATGCAATGGGGGTACGGAGGGCCGCAGGTGAACAGGCAAAAGTAATCAATAAAATGGTCGACATTATGGAAAAAGAGGGTTCTGAGATAACTGAAAAAGAGTTAACAGAATATCTCGGGCATACACCTATTGAAGTGCTTGCTGGAATTTTGCTTGGAATAGTCGTATCACTAATTCTAAATTAA
- the dxs gene encoding 1-deoxy-D-xylulose-5-phosphate synthase (High confidence in function and specificity), whose protein sequence is MESGNLLDSINSPNDIKKFNINQLEALCAEIREKLISTVSKNGGHLASNLGVVELTVAIHYVFDSPNDQIVWDVGHQCYVHKLLTGRREQFDTIRKFGGISGFTKPPESKHDPFGAGHSSTSISAAAGLAKAKKLKNEPGSVVAVIGDGALSGGLAFEGINNAGRSHDKLIIILNDNKMFISRNVGAMARHLALIRTKPWYFKVKDNVEFILQHTPLIGSPIRNALVKSKSIIKNALYHSTIFEEMGLLYLGPVDGHNLAQIIRVLQRAKSLNKPVLIHTLTVKGKGYQFAESNPGLYHGVSKFDVDTGDPIGPPHSETYSEIFGESLCLYAGADKRICAITAAMKDGTGLTEFSEKYKDRFFDVGIAEEHAVVFAAGLARNGMKPVFAVYSTFLQRSYDQILHDAALQKLNVVLAVDRAGIVGEDGETHQGIFDVAMLSNIPGIIIYSPSTKSELQNFLYSALYECEGPVVVRYPRGTPEIEPDGFHADFGNYNLFTLSKNANILIVTYGRLFFHAARAMEDLEKDNIHTSVLKLNRIVPIDPTCFEFVNNYDRIIFFEEGIKRGGIAEHFGIELYERGFNGKYSIHAIDNKFVKQGPVDKLLSLLGLDTEGMVKAVIQECKN, encoded by the coding sequence ATGGAAAGCGGCAATTTATTAGATAGTATTAATTCACCCAATGACATAAAAAAATTTAATATAAATCAGCTTGAGGCTCTTTGTGCTGAGATTCGTGAAAAATTGATAAGTACCGTTTCCAAAAACGGCGGTCATTTAGCGTCAAATCTTGGCGTAGTAGAGTTGACCGTCGCTATTCATTATGTATTTGATTCCCCAAATGACCAGATTGTTTGGGACGTAGGTCACCAATGCTATGTGCATAAACTCCTGACTGGAAGACGGGAACAATTTGACACCATTCGCAAGTTCGGCGGTATTTCAGGTTTTACGAAACCTCCCGAAAGCAAACATGATCCATTTGGCGCGGGCCATAGCAGCACATCTATTTCTGCCGCTGCGGGGCTTGCAAAGGCTAAAAAATTGAAGAACGAACCGGGTTCTGTTGTGGCCGTTATTGGCGATGGCGCTCTTTCCGGTGGGCTTGCATTTGAGGGTATTAATAACGCCGGTCGAAGCCATGATAAGCTTATTATCATACTGAACGATAATAAGATGTTTATTTCCCGCAATGTTGGAGCAATGGCAAGACATTTGGCGCTAATTAGGACAAAACCATGGTACTTTAAGGTTAAGGATAATGTCGAATTTATATTGCAACATACACCACTCATTGGATCTCCAATAAGAAATGCGCTTGTCAAATCAAAGTCAATAATCAAAAATGCACTTTACCACAGCACAATATTCGAAGAAATGGGTTTGTTATATTTAGGCCCTGTTGACGGTCACAATCTTGCCCAGATAATTAGAGTTCTTCAACGTGCCAAATCTTTAAATAAACCCGTACTAATTCATACATTAACAGTCAAAGGAAAAGGCTATCAATTCGCCGAAAGTAATCCGGGATTATACCACGGAGTTTCGAAATTTGATGTTGATACAGGCGACCCGATAGGTCCCCCGCACAGCGAGACATACTCAGAAATTTTTGGTGAATCTCTGTGCCTATATGCCGGAGCCGACAAGAGGATTTGTGCAATTACAGCAGCAATGAAAGACGGTACAGGGCTTACCGAATTTTCAGAAAAGTATAAAGACCGATTTTTTGATGTCGGGATAGCGGAAGAGCATGCTGTTGTTTTTGCGGCGGGACTTGCACGCAACGGGATGAAGCCTGTTTTTGCTGTTTACTCGACTTTTTTGCAGCGTTCTTATGACCAGATTTTACATGACGCTGCCCTTCAAAAACTAAATGTTGTTTTGGCTGTTGACCGTGCAGGCATTGTCGGGGAAGATGGCGAAACCCATCAGGGCATTTTTGATGTTGCAATGTTAAGCAATATACCCGGCATTATCATTTACAGTCCTTCTACAAAATCTGAGCTTCAGAATTTTCTTTATTCTGCTTTATATGAATGTGAAGGTCCTGTCGTTGTAAGATATCCACGAGGGACTCCGGAGATCGAACCTGATGGGTTTCATGCTGATTTTGGAAATTACAACTTATTCACATTAAGTAAAAATGCCAATATATTAATAGTAACATATGGTAGATTATTCTTCCATGCGGCTCGGGCAATGGAAGATTTAGAAAAAGATAATATTCATACTTCTGTGCTGAAGCTAAACCGTATAGTTCCTATTGATCCAACCTGTTTTGAATTTGTTAATAATTACGACAGGATTATTTTTTTCGAAGAAGGAATCAAGAGAGGCGGAATAGCCGAACATTTTGGCATTGAACTTTATGAACGTGGATTTAACGGCAAGTACAGTATCCATGCAATTGACAATAAATTTGTAAAGCAAGGACCAGTAGACAAATTGCTGTCGCTTTTAGGACTTGACACAGAAGGCATGGTAAAGGCAGTAATTCAGGAGTGTAAAAATTGA
- the yqxC gene encoding putative rRNA methyltransferase YqxC (High confidence in function and specificity), translating to MSQKQRLDTLLVRKGLETSRERAKALIMSGVVFVNGQRVDKAGEEVDVDAEIEIHGGLKYVSRGGLKLEKALKSFDLDLNDKVCMDVGASTGGFTDCMLQNGAKKVYSVDVGYGQLAWKLRTDSRVVNLERTNIRYLTADKLNDTIDFFTIDVSFISLTLVLPVVKGFLSENASGVCLIKPQFEAGKGKVGKKGVVREPSIHKEVIEKICNFASSIDFSIEGLDFSPIKGPEGNIEYLLYLKTASPDSKKTITIDIISDLVDISHNKLDGGA from the coding sequence TTGAGTCAAAAACAGCGTTTAGATACATTATTGGTAAGAAAGGGCCTTGAAACCAGCCGTGAGCGTGCAAAAGCACTTATTATGTCTGGTGTGGTTTTCGTAAATGGACAGCGAGTGGATAAAGCAGGTGAAGAGGTAGACGTTGATGCTGAAATCGAGATACACGGCGGTCTTAAGTATGTAAGCAGGGGAGGGCTTAAACTCGAAAAGGCCCTAAAATCTTTTGATCTTGACCTTAATGATAAAGTATGTATGGATGTTGGAGCCTCAACAGGTGGATTTACCGATTGTATGCTCCAAAATGGCGCAAAGAAAGTTTATTCGGTCGATGTGGGATATGGTCAGCTTGCGTGGAAATTAAGAACCGACAGCCGCGTTGTAAACCTCGAGCGTACAAATATCCGCTATCTGACGGCAGATAAGCTCAATGATACTATCGACTTTTTTACAATTGATGTTTCATTCATCTCTTTAACACTTGTGCTTCCAGTCGTTAAAGGCTTTTTATCTGAAAATGCAAGCGGAGTTTGTCTAATTAAACCGCAGTTTGAAGCAGGCAAAGGTAAAGTCGGGAAAAAAGGAGTCGTTAGAGAACCGAGTATACACAAGGAAGTAATAGAGAAAATATGTAATTTTGCTTCTTCTATTGATTTCAGCATTGAGGGACTCGATTTTTCTCCGATTAAAGGGCCGGAAGGTAATATTGAATATTTATTGTACTTAAAAACCGCTTCCCCTGACAGCAAAAAGACTATTACAATAGATATTATCTCTGATTTGGTTGATATTTCTCATAATAAGCTTGACGGTGGTGCTTGA
- a CDS encoding ATP-NAD/AcoX kinase (High confidence in function and specificity) has product MKIAVIANHEKDKNFKYTGLICDRLTELGAEVMVTPQASEFINNSSIFVHSREEIINKADIVLALGGDGTILHAAKEAALSGVPVLGVNIGHLGFMAGLEVDELEELKRLLNDDFITDDRMMLEITFENRPGVKYYALNDVVISKGALSRIIDISISCNGRPVSGYRADGVIVSTPTGSTAYSLSAGGPIIDPVLECIEVTPICPHSLLSRTVLFTPQTVIGLQVKKLVDKDAYLTIDGHDSVKLEEYEKVNISKANQKAKLIRLKDISFYEVLNNKFTERGV; this is encoded by the coding sequence TTGAAGATCGCAGTCATTGCAAATCACGAAAAAGATAAAAATTTCAAATACACGGGACTAATATGCGACCGTCTAACAGAACTTGGAGCAGAAGTGATGGTAACTCCTCAAGCTTCAGAGTTTATTAATAATTCATCTATTTTTGTCCATAGTAGAGAAGAAATAATAAATAAGGCTGATATTGTCCTGGCGCTTGGTGGCGATGGTACTATTCTGCACGCAGCAAAAGAGGCTGCATTGTCAGGTGTACCTGTCCTGGGCGTAAACATCGGCCATCTGGGTTTTATGGCTGGCTTAGAGGTTGATGAACTTGAAGAGCTCAAACGGCTGTTAAATGATGATTTCATCACAGATGACAGAATGATGCTTGAAATTACGTTTGAAAACAGACCGGGAGTTAAATATTATGCCCTCAATGATGTTGTGATTTCAAAAGGTGCGCTTTCAAGAATTATTGACATAAGTATTTCTTGCAATGGTCGGCCGGTTAGTGGATACAGGGCTGACGGTGTTATTGTATCCACTCCAACTGGATCTACCGCATATTCATTATCGGCGGGAGGACCGATAATAGATCCTGTATTGGAATGTATCGAAGTAACGCCGATATGTCCGCATTCATTACTGTCCCGTACGGTACTATTTACACCACAGACAGTAATTGGCCTGCAGGTAAAAAAGCTTGTTGACAAGGACGCATATCTTACAATTGATGGCCATGACTCTGTAAAATTAGAAGAATATGAAAAAGTAAATATATCAAAAGCAAACCAAAAAGCAAAACTCATACGGCTTAAAGATATTTCTTTTTACGAGGTACTGAATAATAAATTTACGGAAAGAGGTGTTTGA
- a CDS encoding arginine repressor ArgR (High confidence in function and specificity) translates to MKQSRHDRILEIIAENEVGTQEELLALLKKSGFNVTQATVSRDIRELRLVKTLSSKGEYIYTAAKSDQNNLSSKLDTLFSESVIKVDYVFNQIIIKCYAGLANAVCAAIDSQHFDGLVGTIAGDDTILLIMRGEPQAHNLYNMFQKKLLRS, encoded by the coding sequence TTGAAGCAGAGCAGGCATGACCGTATACTTGAAATAATCGCAGAAAATGAAGTCGGAACTCAGGAAGAACTCCTTGCCTTATTAAAGAAAAGCGGTTTTAACGTCACTCAAGCAACAGTATCCAGAGACATAAGAGAATTACGTCTTGTGAAAACGCTTTCAAGTAAAGGTGAATATATCTATACTGCTGCAAAATCAGACCAAAACAATTTATCATCAAAATTAGATACGCTGTTTTCGGAATCGGTAATAAAAGTAGATTATGTTTTTAATCAGATTATTATTAAATGCTATGCTGGACTTGCAAATGCTGTCTGCGCGGCAATTGACTCGCAGCATTTTGATGGTTTGGTTGGAACGATTGCCGGTGACGATACAATATTGCTTATCATGAGGGGCGAGCCACAGGCTCACAACTTATATAATATGTTTCAAAAGAAGCTTTTGAGATCTTAG